TGCACCTGGAGGACTATGACAGTGTTACCCGGGAGGATCTGGTGAATTTTCATACGAATTACTACACAACAAGCAATAGTGAGATTCTGTTAACCGGAAAGGTTGACGACTCAGTACATCAAACTATAGATGAATTTTTAGGCACCTTCCTCTGGAAAACAAAAGGGAAAACCCATGCACCCGATTATGTGCCCTTTACTACAAGTGAAAGGGAAATATTCACCCCAAAGGAAAATGCCGTACAATCGGCTATACGTATAGGCAAGATCGTTTTCGGGAAGCATCACCCGGAGTTTCCGGGTATACAGGTATTAAATACCATACTTGGGGGATATTTCGGATCCCGTTTGATGAAAAAAGTGCGGGAAGAGAAAGGCTATACTTATGGAATCAACTCCCTGCTTGTACCTTTGGTAAATGAAGGATATTTCGTGATCATTTCCGAAGTAGGAGCAGGTGTATGCAGGAAGGCCATTGCTGCCATTTATGATGAAATGAAAAAGCTGAGGAATGAAAAAGTAAGCGATGAAGAATTGAATATGGTCAAGAATTACATGCTGGGCCAGTTGCTTCGTACTTTCGACGGACCATTGCCCACATCATCCACTTATCTTAACCTGCTCGAGCTCCGCCTGAAAGAAGATTACTATCAGCAGATGGTTGATACCATCAACCAGATTACAGCGGAAGATATCCTGGAGCTGGCCAACAAATACCTCACAGAGAAAGATATGATCAGGTCAATAGCAGGGAAATGTGAATAAACCATCAGGTCATAACACCAGAGCTTTACAAATGAATAAAGCAAACATTTTGAGATACCTGATATTTATAATTCTTTTGCTTCAAACCGTATATGGCATCGCACAGGAAGATATATCTCCACCGGTTTTGAAGAATGCCAGTATAATGAATGAGGAAGGAGATGTGAGATTGACATGGTATTTAACAGATACAATAAACAGCGACATCATCATTGAACGGGATTCACTGAATATAAATGCNNNNNNNNNNNNNNNNNNNNNNNNNNNNNNNNNNNNNNNNNNNNNNNNNNNNNNNNNNNNNNNNNNNNNNNNNNNNNNNNNNNNNNNNNNNNNNNNNNNNNNNNNNNNNNNNNNNNNNNNNNNNNNNNNNNNNNNNNNNNNNNNNNNNNNNNNNNNNNNNNNNNNNNNNNNNNNNNNNNNNNNNNNNNNNNNNNNNNNNNNNNNNNNNNNNNNNNNNNNNNNNNNNNNNNNNNNNNNNNNNNNNNNNNNNNNNNNNNNNNNNNNNNNNNNNNNNNNNNNNNNNNNNNNNNNNNNNNNNNNNNNNNNNNNNNNNNNNNNNNNNNNNNNNNNNNNNNNNNNNNNNNNNNNNNNNNNNNNNNNNNNNNNNNNNNNNNNNNNNNNNNNNNNNNNNNNNNNNNNNNNNNNNNNNNNNNNNNNNNNNNNNNNNNNNNNNNNNNNNNNNNNNNNNNNNNNNNNNNNNNNNNNNNNNNNNNNNNNNNNNNNNNNNNNNNNNNNNNNNNNNNNNNNNNNNNNNNNNNNNNNNNNNNNNNNNNNNNNNNNNNNNNNNNNNNNNNNNNNNNNNNNNNNNNNNNNNNNNNNNNNNNNNNNNNNNNNNNNNNNNNNNNNNNNNNNNNNNNNNNNNNNNNNNNNNNNNNNNNNNNNNNNNNNNNNNNNNNNNNNNNNNNNNNNNNNNNNNNNNNNNNNNNNNNNNNNNNNNNNNNNNNNNNNNNNNNNNNNNNNNNNNNNNNNNNNNNNNNNNNNNNNNNNNNNNNNNNNNNNNNNNNNNNNNNNNNNNNNNNNNNNNNNNNNNNNNNNNNNNNNNNNNNNNNNNNNNNNNNNNNNCGTGGAAAAGGAAAACCTGAGCAGCATATTGGAGTGGAACGAGATGGGCCATTTTTCGAACATCCGCTATGAAATTTCCAGACGTATCGGAGAACAGCCTTTTCGTTTTCATCAAACAACTTATCAGTCACCCTATACCGATGACAATCCCGAAGAATTCAAGGGTCAGGATACGAGCTCCAGATTTTGTTACCAAATAAAAGCTGAAATACAACACGCGCAGGGTCTGGTATCGACCATTACTTCCAATTCAAAATGTATTTACATCAAACCCCAAATTTTTATTCCCAACGCCATTATCCCCAATTATTCAGGCCCTAGCAACAATGAATTTGATAATAGAGAATTCAAACCTGTTTTTACATTTGAACCGGAACATTATTTACTTATCATCTATGACCGAAACGGAGCCAAAGTATTCGAAACCAAGAACATTGATAACCCCTGGATAGGTAAAATCAGGGGTGGACAAAAAGCGCCTGGTGGTACTTATATCTATTATCTGGAAGTAAAAAACCCGGGCCAGCCAATGATCAGGAAAAGAGGCGAAGTAAACGTGGTGTATCAAAAATAAGTAAAATACATTTGTGTTCACCCGTTCAAAAATATGCCGAAAATATTGAAATATCTCAATATACTAAAAAGAAAAAAATAAAGTTGTATTTATATAACATAAATTTATTGAGTTTTCAATATTGGAATAACGTTAGATCTGTTAACCTCTGCGGATTTCTCAATATTTTGTAAAAATAAATTT
The nucleotide sequence above comes from Bacteroidales bacterium. Encoded proteins:
- a CDS encoding insulinase family protein yields the protein MERTKQPGIQSIETIHIPSANQFRLSNNIPVYSIHSGTEEIVKIDLLFRAGNWFQPKPLIAMTSNEMLPEGSKHYTAGEIAEKFDYYGAFLKTSVNKDVAMVSLLTLKKYLRETLDILSDILINPTYPEEELKTYIKHKKQEFLLEQSRVNHLSRIKFNEALFGNHHPYGKMVHLEDYDSVTREDLVNFHTNYYTTSNSEILLTGKVDDSVHQTIDEFLGTFLWKTKGKTHAPDYVPFTTSEREIFTPKENAVQSAIRIGKIVFGKHHPEFPGIQVLNTILGGYFGSRLMKKVREEKGYTYGINSLLVPLVNEGYFVIISEVGAGVCRKAIAAIYDEMKKLRNEKVSDEELNMVKNYMLGQLLRTFDGPLPTSSTYLNLLELRLKEDYYQQMVDTINQITAEDILELANKYLTEKDMIRSIAGKCE
- a CDS encoding gliding motility-associated C-terminal domain-containing protein, producing the protein VEKENLSSILEWNEMGHFSNIRYEISRRIGEQPFRFHQTTYQSPYTDDNPEEFKGQDTSSRFCYQIKAEIQHAQGLVSTITSNSKCIYIKPQIFIPNAIIPNYSGPSNNEFDNREFKPVFTFEPEHYLLIIYDRNGAKVFETKNIDNPWIGKIRGGQKAPGGTYIYYLEVKNPGQPMIRKRGEVNVVYQK